DNA from Aureimonas sp. AU20:
CGAGTTCGGCCGACCGGACGATGTGAAGACCGGGGCTGGCGGCGAGGGCCGCGTCTAGAAGCCGGCTGGCGATGCGCTCGGCCGGATTGATGCGCCAAGCCCTGGGTAGGATCGACCCGGCCGCGCCGGCGAGCGTAAGCGCGATGCGCTCCATCGCGCGATGCTCGGACCGCTCGCCGCCGATGAGCCCCGGCCGTAGGATCGTCGCGAACGAAAAGCCCAGTTCCTTCACCGCCTGTTCGGTCTCGCCCTTGACCCTTGGATAGAGAAAAGGCGAGCCGGCATTGGCGCCCGCTGCCGAAACGAGCGCAAGGGTCGGCGTGCCGTGCACACGTGCCAGCCGCAGCGCTCCGAGGGTGAGGTCGTGGTCGACATGCCGGGAAGCCGCTGCCGAACCCGCCTTTCGCCGCGTCGTTCCGAGCGCTGAGATCGCGGCGTCGGCTGCCCACCATTCCGCATGCTCGGGCAGGTTCTCGAAGTCGATTGGCATCACGCGCAGTTTCCCCTGCGCGGGAATGGCGCGGCGCACGGGAGCGATGACTTCGGTAACACGCGGATCGCGCAGCGCCTGCGTGAGAACCTCAGCGCCGACCAGACCCGTGGCGCCCAGCAAGAGAAGCCTCATTCCCCGTCTCTCCATCATCCAATTCCAACCCATCCCAGAGGGCGCCAAGCGATCCCTCGGGAACAATCGGGCGGTTGCATCTCTTGGCCTTTCATCACGAGGCGAGCCTCGTTTCTCAGCACGGAAGAGAGAATGTTCGGAAGTCATAAGAAGGTCCGTTACGCCGTCGTCGCGGGCGGCCAGATCTCGCAGCAGGCGTTCATGCCCGGCATCGCCCGCACCAGCAATTCGGAACTGACGGCTCTGGTCACGGGCGATCCGGTGAAGGCCGACAAGCTGGCCAAGCTCTACGGCATCAAGGCCTGGAGCTACGAACAGTATGGCGAACTGCTCGCCTCGGGCGAGGTGGACGCGGTTTATGTCGCGACGCCGAATTTCCTGCATCTCGCCTATGCCGTCCCGGCGCTCGAAGCCGGCGTCCACGTTCTTTTGGAAAAGCCCATGGCCGCCAGCGTCGAGGAGGCCGAGGCCATCCTCGCGGCGCAGCGGAAGGGCGGCGCCAAGCTGATGATCGCCTATCGCCTTCATCACGAGCCGGGAACGGTGGAGATGATCACCCGCGCCCGCAAGGGCGAGTTCGGCGAGTTGCGCAGCTTCGTTTCGACTTTCACCCAGAACATCCGCGAGGAGAATTCGCGCGGCCACAACGGCTATTGGTGCGGCCCGGTGCCAGACATGGGGACCTATCCCTTGAACGCCGTGCGCAACCTGTTCGGTCTGGAGCCGATCGCGGTGCATGCCGTCGGGACCAAGACGCCCAGCCGCGGTTTCAACTTTCACGATACGGTGGCGGTGACGCTACTTTTCCCCGGCGATCGCGTCGGGCAGTTCACGGTGAGCTACGCAACCGCGCCCTCGGAATCCTTCGACCTCGTCGGCCGCACGGCGAGCATCCATGCCTCGCCCTGCTTCATGTTCGGTCCGAGCACCGGCATCGCCTATGTCGAGAAAACCGACGCTGGCGAGACGAAACATAAGTTCGATCCGGTCGAGCAGTTCGGAAACGAAACCGAATATTTCTCCGAATGCATCCTGAACGACCGCCGGCCGGAAGCCGACGGCGAGGAGGGCCTCCTCGACATGCGCGTCCTCGCCGCCGTCGAACGCTCCCTGGAGACAGGCGAGACGGTGACGCTCCAGCCAAGGACGCGCGATCGCCATGTCGAGCCGGACCAGGCGCTCAAGCTGAAGCCGGCCAAGGCACCGAGCGAGGACGAAATGATCAACATCATTCCGCAGTCGGCCTAGGCAAGTTTTGAACAGGCGGCGCGCGCGGGGTGTTTCGTCGCCGCCCGTTCGCTGCCTGAAGCGCGCCTCAAACCGGAACGTAGGTCGAGGCTTTGACGCGCTTCAGGGTGAAACTCGTGCTGATGGAGCGCACGTTCGGCAGTTCCGTCAGCGCGTTCTTCACGGTCGCCTCGTAGTCGCGAACGCTGCGCGACACGACCTGGAGGAGATAGTCGTGCTCGCCGCTCAGCGAATAGCATTGGAGGATCTCGGGCACGTCGGCGACGGCCTTCTCGAACTCCTGCAGGCGCTCGCGTCTATGCTCGACTATCCTGACGAAACAGAACACCACGATATCGAAGCCCACCGCTTCGGGGTCCACGAGATATCGCTTCTCGCTGAGGATGCCGGCGTCCTGGAGCCTTTGGAGCCGGCGCCAACAGGGCGTATGGCTGAGCCCGGTCTGCTCGCCGAGCTCGCGCATGGTCAGATCGGGCTTCTGCTGGATGACCTGGAGTATGCGCCGGTCCGCGTCGTCGATCTCCATCGGCGGGGCCTCCCGTCCCCTCGGATCACAGCCTGTCACCTCTGGCGGGCGCTCGGGAGGATGCGGTCCTCGAAGAACGTATCATTCTGGGACAGAATCGCGAAATGAGTTTGAAACGGCTCTAAAAGAGGGACCGTGGCCTCTTCGGATCGTGCCAACGTCATGATGCTGGGAGGCACGTCATGACCAAGTTTCTGACGCTGGACGACAAGTACGCGGCGGACCAGGGCTCTGTTTTCCTGACCGGTATCCAAGCTCTGGTTCGCCTGCCGATGACGCAGATGCGGCGGGACCGGGCCGCCGGCCTCGACACCGGCACCTTCATTTCCGGCTATCGCGGCTCGCCGCTCGGCGGCTACGACCAGCAGCTGCTCAAAGCCCGCAAGTTCCTCGATCAGCATGACATCGTCTTCCAGCCCGGCCTGAACGAAGATCTCGCTGCAGCGGCCGTTTGGGGGAGCCAGCAGCTTCACCTCTCGCCAGGGGCCAGAAAGGACGGCCTTCTCGGCCTCTGGTACGGCAAGGGGCCGGGTGTCGACCGATGCGGCGACGTGTTCAAACACGCCAATGCCGCAGGCACCGCGCGCCATGGCGGCGTGCTGGCCATTGCCGGCGACGATCACACCTGCAAGTCCTCCTCGATCCCGCATCAGTCCGACCACGCCTTCATCTCGGCGGTGATGCCGGTTCTCTATCCCTCGTCGGTTCACGAATTCTTGGAACTCGG
Protein-coding regions in this window:
- a CDS encoding NAD(P)H-binding protein, with the translated sequence MRLLLLGATGLVGAEVLTQALRDPRVTEVIAPVRRAIPAQGKLRVMPIDFENLPEHAEWWAADAAISALGTTRRKAGSAAASRHVDHDLTLGALRLARVHGTPTLALVSAAGANAGSPFLYPRVKGETEQAVKELGFSFATILRPGLIGGERSEHRAMERIALTLAGAAGSILPRAWRINPAERIASRLLDAALAASPGLHIVRSAELA
- a CDS encoding Gfo/Idh/MocA family protein; protein product: MFGSHKKVRYAVVAGGQISQQAFMPGIARTSNSELTALVTGDPVKADKLAKLYGIKAWSYEQYGELLASGEVDAVYVATPNFLHLAYAVPALEAGVHVLLEKPMAASVEEAEAILAAQRKGGAKLMIAYRLHHEPGTVEMITRARKGEFGELRSFVSTFTQNIREENSRGHNGYWCGPVPDMGTYPLNAVRNLFGLEPIAVHAVGTKTPSRGFNFHDTVAVTLLFPGDRVGQFTVSYATAPSESFDLVGRTASIHASPCFMFGPSTGIAYVEKTDAGETKHKFDPVEQFGNETEYFSECILNDRRPEADGEEGLLDMRVLAAVERSLETGETVTLQPRTRDRHVEPDQALKLKPAKAPSEDEMINIIPQSA
- a CDS encoding Lrp/AsnC family transcriptional regulator; this encodes MEIDDADRRILQVIQQKPDLTMRELGEQTGLSHTPCWRRLQRLQDAGILSEKRYLVDPEAVGFDIVVFCFVRIVEHRRERLQEFEKAVADVPEILQCYSLSGEHDYLLQVVSRSVRDYEATVKNALTELPNVRSISTSFTLKRVKASTYVPV